The following are encoded in a window of Variovorax paradoxus genomic DNA:
- a CDS encoding DUF4149 domain-containing protein — translation MKDRVALMLAALWWGSLTTIGFLVVPMLFAKLGNPAVAGNFAAQLFEAQSWIAIGCGLILLIHFRQKADDGMTPPVLTAIFLVLAALLLALLQQYAVAPRIVARDNLKLWHAVGTGMYFVQWVCAGTLLWRMGGAARAPR, via the coding sequence ATGAAAGACCGCGTCGCGCTGATGCTGGCAGCCCTGTGGTGGGGCAGCCTCACCACGATCGGTTTCCTGGTCGTGCCGATGCTGTTCGCGAAGCTCGGCAACCCGGCGGTGGCGGGCAATTTCGCCGCCCAGCTGTTCGAGGCGCAAAGCTGGATTGCCATCGGCTGCGGGCTGATCCTGCTGATCCACTTTCGCCAGAAGGCCGACGACGGCATGACCCCGCCTGTGCTGACGGCCATCTTCCTGGTGCTGGCGGCGTTGTTGCTGGCGCTGCTGCAGCAGTACGCCGTGGCGCCGCGCATCGTGGCGCGCGACAACCTCAAGCTGTGGCACGCCGTGGGCACGGGCATGTATTTCGTTCAGTGGGTGTGCGCCGGCACGCTGCTGTGGCGCATGGGCGGCGCCGCTCGCGCGCCACGCTGA
- the greA gene encoding transcription elongation factor GreA: protein MATIPITKRGAEKLRAELHQLKTVDRPWVINAISEARAQGDLSENAEYEVAKDRQGFIEGRIQEVEGKLSAAQIIDPSELDAGGKVVFGSTVELEEEESGEAVKYQIVGEDEADLKLGLINISSPIARALIGKEEGDTAEVQAPGGLKRYEIVAVRYL from the coding sequence ATGGCCACCATTCCCATCACCAAGCGCGGCGCTGAAAAGCTGCGCGCCGAACTGCACCAGCTCAAGACGGTCGACCGTCCCTGGGTCATCAATGCCATTTCCGAAGCGCGCGCCCAGGGCGACCTGAGCGAAAACGCCGAATACGAAGTCGCCAAGGACCGCCAGGGCTTCATCGAAGGCCGCATTCAGGAAGTCGAAGGCAAGCTCTCAGCCGCGCAGATCATCGACCCGAGCGAACTCGACGCCGGCGGCAAGGTGGTGTTCGGCTCGACCGTCGAACTCGAGGAAGAAGAGTCGGGCGAAGCCGTCAAGTACCAGATCGTCGGCGAAGACGAAGCCGACCTGAAGCTGGGCCTCATCAACATCTCCAGCCCGATCGCGCGCGCGCTCATCGGCAAGGAAGAGGGCGACACGGCCGAAGTGCAGGCCCCGGGCGGCCTCAAGCGCTACGAGATCGTGGCGGTCCGCTACCTCTGA
- a CDS encoding Kdo hydroxylase family protein — translation METQLVELDLADWNAAAPNEAWIAELEAGKVLYFPRLGFELRPEERSLLTPSLLSPDVRNISLDAHGKLKGAVGDEAVQRATAAMVKRFRTQAQQLIHGLLPHYTPALRLAPTSYRPAQVETRVQSWRADDRRLHVDAFPSRPNYGERILRVFTNVNPDGAPRVWRVGEPFEDIAKRFLPRAKPYARWQAKLLQALHVTKSFRSEYDHLMLQLHDGMKSDMAYQDNSPQEKAEFPPGSVWVCFSDQTSHAVMAGQYMLEQTLHLAASKQYNPDSSPLAILSRLTGRNLV, via the coding sequence ATGGAAACGCAGCTGGTCGAACTGGACTTGGCGGACTGGAACGCGGCCGCGCCCAACGAGGCGTGGATCGCGGAACTGGAAGCCGGCAAGGTCCTGTACTTCCCGCGGCTGGGCTTCGAGCTGCGGCCTGAAGAGCGCAGCCTGCTGACGCCCAGCCTGCTGTCGCCCGACGTACGCAACATCAGCCTCGACGCCCACGGCAAGCTCAAGGGCGCCGTGGGTGACGAGGCGGTGCAGCGTGCCACGGCGGCGATGGTGAAGCGGTTCCGTACGCAGGCGCAGCAGCTCATTCATGGCCTGCTGCCGCACTACACGCCGGCTTTGCGCCTGGCGCCGACCAGCTACCGGCCGGCCCAGGTCGAGACGCGCGTGCAGTCGTGGCGCGCCGACGACCGGCGCCTGCACGTCGATGCGTTTCCGTCGCGGCCCAACTACGGCGAACGCATCCTGCGCGTTTTCACCAACGTCAATCCCGACGGCGCGCCGCGCGTGTGGCGCGTGGGCGAGCCTTTCGAGGACATCGCCAAGCGCTTCCTGCCGCGGGCCAAGCCCTATGCGCGCTGGCAGGCCAAGCTGCTGCAGGCACTGCACGTCACCAAGTCGTTCCGCAGCGAGTACGACCACCTGATGCTGCAACTGCACGACGGCATGAAGTCGGACATGGCGTACCAGGACAACTCGCCACAGGAGAAGGCCGAATTCCCGCCGGGTTCGGTGTGGGTGTGCTTCTCGGACCAGACCTCGCACGCCGTGATGGCGGGCCAGTACATGCTCGAGCAGACCCTTCATCTGGCCGCATCGAAGCAATACAATCCAGATTCGAGCCCGCTCGCCATCCTGAGCCGGCTGACCGGACGCAATCTCGTCTGA
- the carB gene encoding carbamoyl-phosphate synthase large subunit codes for MPKRTDLKSILIIGAGPIIIGQACEFDYSGVQACKALREEGYKVILINSNPATIMTDPATADVTYIEPITWQTVEKIIAKERPDAILPTMGGQTALNCALDLWRNGVLDKYTGAATNKPVELIGATPEAIDKAEDRLKFKDAMTKIGLGSARSGIAHTMDEAWAVQKTLGFPTVIRPSFTLGGTGGGIAYNPDEFETICKRGIEASPTNELLIEESLLGWKEYEMEVVRDKADNCIIVCSIENLDPMGVHTGDSITVAPAQTLSDKEYQILRNASLAVLREIGVDTGGSNVQFSINPKDGRMVVIEMNPRVSRSSALASKATGFPIAKVAAKLAVGYTLDELRNEITGGATPASFEPSIDYVVTKIPRFAFEKFPQADSRLTTQMKSVGEVMAMGRTFQESFQKALRGLEVGVDGLNEKTQDREVLEKELGEPGPERIWYVGDAFAMGLSVDEVFALTKIDPWFLVQIEEIVKIELELETKSLDDIDKDTLLALKKKGFSDRRLAKQLKTTDTAVREKRRALGVRPVYKRVDTCAAEFATNTAYMYSTYEDECEAEPTDKKKIMVLGGGPNRIGQGIEFDYCCVHAALAMREDGYETIMVNCNPETVSTDYDTSDRLYFEPLTLEDVLEIVDKEKPLGVIVQYGGQTPLKLALDLEANGVPIIGTSPDMIDAAEDRERFQKLLHELGLRQPPNATARTEPEALEKAAALGYPLVVRPSYVLGGRAMEIVHEQRDLERYMREAVKVSNDSPVLLDRFLNDAVECDVDCIRDAEGGTLIGGVMEHIEQAGVHSGDSACSLPPYSLNADTIAELKRQSAAMAKALNVVGLMNVQFAIQQKDGKDVIYVLEVNPRASRTVPYVSKATGIQLAKVAARCMAGQSLASQGITKEVTPPYFSVKEAVFPFVKFPGVDTILGPEMKSTGEVMGVGKTFGEAFVKSQLGAGTHLPKSGKAFISVKNNDKARAVEVARGLAKLGFELVATKGTAAAISAAGIACETVNKVTEGRPHIVDMIKNNEIALVINTVEERRNAITDSRQIRTSALLARVTTFTTIFGAEAAVEGMGFMDELGVISVQEMHAQLAAA; via the coding sequence ATGCCTAAGCGCACAGACCTCAAATCGATCCTCATCATCGGCGCCGGCCCGATCATCATCGGCCAGGCCTGCGAGTTCGACTACTCCGGCGTGCAAGCCTGCAAGGCGCTGCGCGAAGAGGGCTACAAGGTCATCCTGATCAACAGCAACCCCGCGACGATCATGACCGACCCGGCCACGGCCGACGTCACCTACATCGAGCCCATCACCTGGCAGACGGTTGAGAAAATCATCGCCAAGGAACGCCCCGACGCGATCCTGCCGACGATGGGCGGCCAGACCGCGCTGAACTGCGCGCTGGACCTCTGGCGCAACGGCGTGCTCGACAAGTACACGGGCGCGGCCACCAACAAGCCGGTCGAACTCATCGGCGCCACGCCCGAAGCCATCGACAAGGCCGAAGACCGCCTGAAGTTCAAGGACGCGATGACCAAGATCGGTCTCGGTTCGGCGCGCTCGGGCATCGCCCACACGATGGACGAAGCCTGGGCCGTGCAGAAGACGCTCGGCTTCCCGACCGTGATCCGCCCCAGCTTCACGCTCGGCGGCACCGGCGGCGGCATCGCCTACAACCCCGACGAATTCGAGACCATCTGCAAGCGCGGCATCGAAGCCTCGCCGACCAACGAGCTGCTGATCGAAGAGTCGCTGCTCGGCTGGAAAGAGTACGAGATGGAAGTCGTGCGCGACAAGGCCGACAACTGCATCATCGTCTGCTCGATCGAAAACCTCGACCCGATGGGCGTGCACACCGGCGACTCGATCACCGTGGCCCCCGCGCAGACGCTGTCCGACAAGGAATACCAGATCCTGCGCAACGCCTCGCTGGCCGTGCTGCGCGAAATCGGCGTGGACACCGGTGGCTCGAACGTCCAGTTCTCCATCAACCCGAAGGACGGCCGCATGGTCGTCATCGAGATGAATCCGCGCGTGTCGCGTTCGTCGGCGCTGGCCTCCAAGGCCACGGGTTTCCCGATTGCCAAGGTCGCGGCCAAGCTGGCCGTGGGCTACACGCTCGACGAGCTGCGCAACGAAATCACCGGCGGTGCCACGCCCGCGTCGTTCGAACCCTCGATCGACTATGTGGTCACCAAGATCCCGCGTTTCGCGTTCGAAAAATTCCCGCAGGCCGACTCGCGTCTCACCACGCAGATGAAATCGGTGGGTGAGGTGATGGCCATGGGCCGTACCTTCCAGGAGTCGTTCCAGAAGGCCCTGCGCGGCCTTGAAGTGGGCGTCGACGGCCTGAACGAGAAGACACAGGACCGCGAAGTGCTCGAAAAGGAACTGGGCGAGCCCGGTCCCGAGCGCATCTGGTACGTGGGCGATGCCTTTGCCATGGGCCTGAGCGTGGACGAAGTGTTCGCGCTGACCAAGATCGATCCGTGGTTCCTGGTGCAGATCGAAGAGATCGTGAAGATCGAGCTCGAGCTGGAAACCAAGTCGCTCGACGATATCGACAAGGACACGCTGCTCGCGCTCAAGAAGAAGGGCTTCTCCGACCGGCGCCTCGCCAAGCAACTCAAGACCACCGACACGGCCGTGCGCGAAAAGCGCCGCGCCCTGGGCGTGCGTCCGGTCTACAAGCGCGTCGACACCTGCGCGGCCGAGTTCGCGACCAACACGGCCTACATGTACTCGACCTACGAGGACGAGTGCGAAGCCGAGCCGACGGACAAGAAGAAGATCATGGTGCTCGGCGGCGGTCCCAACCGCATCGGCCAGGGCATCGAGTTCGACTACTGCTGCGTGCACGCCGCGCTCGCCATGCGCGAGGACGGCTACGAGACCATCATGGTCAACTGCAATCCCGAGACCGTGTCGACCGACTACGACACCTCAGACCGCCTGTACTTCGAGCCGCTGACGCTCGAAGACGTGCTCGAGATCGTCGACAAGGAAAAGCCGCTCGGCGTGATCGTGCAGTACGGCGGCCAGACGCCTTTGAAGCTCGCGCTCGACCTCGAAGCGAATGGCGTGCCGATCATCGGCACCTCGCCCGACATGATCGACGCGGCCGAAGACCGTGAGCGCTTCCAGAAGCTACTGCACGAGCTGGGCCTGCGCCAGCCGCCGAACGCCACCGCGCGCACCGAACCCGAAGCGCTCGAAAAGGCTGCGGCACTGGGCTATCCGCTGGTGGTGCGCCCGAGCTACGTGCTTGGCGGTCGTGCGATGGAAATCGTGCACGAGCAGCGCGACCTCGAGCGCTACATGCGCGAAGCGGTCAAGGTGAGCAACGACTCGCCCGTGCTGCTCGACCGCTTCCTGAACGACGCTGTCGAGTGCGACGTCGACTGCATCCGCGACGCCGAAGGCGGCACGCTGATCGGTGGCGTGATGGAGCACATCGAACAAGCCGGCGTGCACTCGGGCGACTCCGCCTGCTCGCTGCCGCCCTACAGCCTGAACGCCGACACCATCGCCGAACTGAAGCGCCAGAGCGCCGCGATGGCCAAGGCACTGAACGTGGTCGGCCTGATGAACGTGCAGTTCGCCATCCAGCAAAAGGATGGCAAGGACGTCATCTACGTGCTCGAAGTGAACCCGCGTGCGTCGCGCACCGTGCCTTACGTGAGCAAGGCCACGGGCATCCAGCTCGCCAAGGTGGCGGCACGCTGCATGGCCGGCCAGTCGCTCGCATCGCAGGGCATCACGAAGGAAGTCACGCCGCCGTACTTCAGCGTGAAGGAAGCCGTGTTCCCGTTCGTCAAGTTCCCGGGCGTGGACACCATCCTCGGCCCCGAGATGAAGTCGACCGGCGAAGTGATGGGCGTGGGCAAGACCTTCGGCGAAGCCTTCGTGAAGTCGCAGCTGGGCGCGGGCACGCACCTGCCGAAGTCGGGCAAGGCCTTCATCTCGGTGAAGAACAACGACAAGGCGCGCGCCGTCGAAGTGGCGCGCGGCCTGGCCAAGCTGGGCTTCGAACTGGTCGCCACCAAGGGCACCGCCGCGGCCATCAGCGCCGCCGGCATCGCCTGCGAGACGGTCAACAAAGTGACCGAAGGTCGTCCGCACATCGTGGACATGATCAAGAACAACGAGATTGCCTTGGTCATCAACACGGTGGAAGAGCGCCGCAACGCGATCACCGATTCGCGCCAGATCCGCACCTCGGCACTGCTGGCCCGTGTGACCACCTTCACCACGATCTTCGGCGCCGAAGCCGCGGTCGAAGGCATGGGCTTCATGGACGAGCTGGGCGTGATCTCGGTGCAGGAGATGCACGCGCAGCTGGCTGCTGCCTGA
- the carA gene encoding glutamine-hydrolyzing carbamoyl-phosphate synthase small subunit has product MLLSLKGSFPPAILALADGTVFLGNSIGAAGSTTGEVVFNTSMTGYQEILTDPSYCQQIVTLTYPHIGNYGVNDEDIEADKIHAAGLIIKDLPLVASNFRKTATLTEYLVSGNTVAIANIDTRKLTRHLRTHGAQNGCILGLAAGEAVTQALIDKAIAAAKAVPSMSGLDLAKVVSVKQTYEWTETEWKLGAGYGVQITPQFHVVAFDYGVKKNILRMIAQRGARITVVPAQTPAADVLKLKPDGIFLANGPGDPEPCDYAIAAVKELIETGIPTFGICLGHQIMALASGAKTFKMKFGHHGANHPVKDLDNGRVSITSQNHGFAVDEKSLPANLRPTHISLFDNTLQGLARTDKPAFCFQGHPEASPGPHDIGYLFDRFTALMEKNKTEKTESKNA; this is encoded by the coding sequence GTGCTTTTGTCTCTCAAGGGAAGTTTCCCGCCCGCCATCCTGGCGCTCGCAGACGGCACGGTCTTTCTCGGCAACTCGATCGGAGCCGCCGGCTCCACGACCGGTGAAGTGGTGTTCAACACCTCGATGACCGGTTACCAGGAAATCCTCACCGACCCGAGCTACTGCCAGCAGATCGTCACCCTGACGTATCCGCACATTGGCAACTACGGCGTCAACGATGAGGACATCGAAGCCGACAAGATCCATGCCGCGGGCCTCATCATCAAGGACCTGCCCCTCGTCGCGTCCAACTTCCGCAAGACCGCCACGCTGACCGAGTACCTCGTGTCCGGCAACACGGTGGCCATCGCGAACATCGACACCCGCAAGCTCACGCGCCACCTGCGCACCCACGGCGCGCAGAATGGCTGCATCCTGGGCCTGGCCGCTGGAGAAGCCGTGACCCAGGCGCTGATCGACAAGGCCATCGCCGCCGCCAAGGCCGTGCCGAGCATGTCGGGCCTCGATCTGGCCAAGGTGGTGTCGGTCAAGCAGACCTACGAATGGACCGAAACCGAGTGGAAGCTCGGCGCTGGCTACGGCGTGCAGATCACGCCGCAGTTCCATGTGGTCGCCTTCGACTACGGCGTCAAGAAGAACATCCTGCGCATGATCGCGCAGCGCGGCGCACGCATCACCGTGGTGCCGGCGCAGACGCCCGCGGCCGACGTGCTCAAGCTCAAGCCCGATGGCATCTTCCTGGCCAACGGCCCCGGCGACCCGGAGCCCTGCGACTACGCCATCGCCGCGGTCAAGGAACTGATCGAAACCGGCATCCCGACCTTCGGCATCTGCCTGGGCCACCAGATCATGGCGCTCGCCTCGGGCGCCAAGACCTTCAAGATGAAGTTCGGCCACCACGGCGCGAACCATCCCGTGAAGGATCTGGACAACGGCCGCGTGAGCATCACCAGCCAGAACCACGGCTTCGCGGTCGACGAGAAGTCGCTGCCGGCCAACCTGCGCCCCACCCACATCAGCCTGTTCGACAACACGCTGCAGGGCCTGGCACGCACCGACAAGCCCGCGTTCTGCTTCCAGGGCCACCCGGAAGCCTCGCCGGGCCCGCATGACATCGGCTACCTGTTCGATCGCTTCACGGCACTCATGGAAAAGAACAAGACGGAAAAGACGGAGAGCAAGAATGCCTAA
- a CDS encoding TrmH family RNA methyltransferase, with the protein MTTDTGPSHISSRDNPLLKDLRKLAQDPGAYRKLGRLWLEGDHLCRAALARGVKPAVAVFSEAFWPLAPAEWVQSAIKTVVVADDLLRAVSGLESPAPMGFVLDLPTRPEILPDAPTVVLDRLQDAGNAGSILRSAAAFGFTQVIALKGTAALWAPKVLRAGMGAHFGLRLVEGVDIGALDVLRVPLVATSSHRGEWLHKANLPHPCAWLMGHEGQGVSAALEARASHHIRIAQPGGEESLNVAAAAAICLHASGAALQAK; encoded by the coding sequence ATGACCACCGACACCGGCCCGAGCCACATCAGCTCGCGCGACAACCCTTTGCTCAAGGACCTGCGCAAGCTCGCGCAGGACCCGGGCGCCTACCGCAAGCTGGGCCGGCTCTGGCTCGAGGGCGATCACCTGTGCCGCGCGGCGCTGGCCCGCGGCGTGAAGCCGGCGGTGGCGGTGTTTTCGGAGGCGTTCTGGCCCTTGGCGCCCGCTGAATGGGTGCAAAGTGCTATCAAAACGGTAGTGGTCGCCGATGACTTGCTGCGCGCGGTCAGCGGACTGGAATCGCCCGCACCGATGGGGTTCGTCCTCGACCTGCCGACGCGGCCCGAAATCCTGCCTGACGCCCCGACCGTGGTGCTCGACCGCCTGCAGGACGCCGGCAACGCCGGTTCCATCCTGCGCAGCGCGGCGGCTTTCGGCTTCACCCAGGTGATCGCTCTCAAGGGCACAGCGGCGCTGTGGGCGCCGAAGGTGCTGCGCGCCGGCATGGGAGCCCACTTTGGCCTGCGGCTGGTCGAAGGCGTGGACATCGGCGCCCTCGACGTACTCCGGGTGCCGCTGGTGGCCACGAGTTCGCACCGGGGCGAATGGCTGCACAAGGCCAATCTGCCGCACCCCTGCGCCTGGCTGATGGGCCACGAAGGGCAGGGCGTCTCGGCCGCGCTGGAGGCACGCGCCAGCCACCACATCCGCATCGCGCAGCCCGGCGGCGAGGAGTCGCTCAACGTCGCGGCCGCCGCCGCCATCTGCCTGCACGCAAGCGGAGCGGCCCTACAGGCCAAATAA
- the rnhB gene encoding ribonuclease HII yields MRSRKFLKAEQVPLVWDAPGLMAGVDEAGRGPLAGPVVAAAVILDDLRPIRGLADSKTLTALQRERLHDQILAKALCCSIAQASVEEINSLNILQATMLAMRRAVEGLRLKPVKVLVDGNRLPRLDVLAEAIVKGDARVKAISAASILAKVHRDRLCTQLHDEFPHYGFAGHKGYGTREHLEALQQHGACVHHRRSFSPVAAALARTAAATSGAAVVTGEMPVALVMGAAENLGARLDPRAAP; encoded by the coding sequence ATGCGATCCAGAAAGTTCTTGAAGGCTGAACAGGTCCCGCTCGTGTGGGACGCGCCGGGCCTGATGGCGGGCGTCGACGAAGCCGGACGCGGGCCCCTGGCCGGCCCGGTGGTGGCCGCGGCCGTGATCCTGGACGATCTGCGCCCGATCCGCGGCCTGGCCGACTCCAAGACGCTCACGGCGCTGCAGCGCGAACGCCTGCACGACCAGATTCTTGCCAAGGCGCTGTGCTGCTCGATCGCGCAGGCGTCGGTCGAGGAGATCAACAGCCTGAACATCCTGCAGGCCACGATGCTCGCGATGCGTCGCGCGGTCGAGGGCCTGCGACTGAAGCCGGTCAAGGTGCTGGTGGACGGCAACCGGCTGCCCCGGCTCGACGTGCTGGCCGAGGCCATCGTCAAGGGCGACGCGCGGGTCAAGGCGATTTCGGCCGCGTCAATTCTTGCCAAAGTGCACCGCGACCGGCTCTGCACGCAGCTGCACGACGAATTCCCTCACTACGGCTTTGCCGGCCACAAGGGCTACGGCACGCGTGAGCACCTGGAGGCGCTTCAACAGCATGGCGCCTGCGTGCACCATCGCCGCTCCTTCAGCCCCGTGGCGGCGGCGCTGGCGCGCACGGCCGCTGCGACCTCGGGCGCCGCCGTCGTGACCGGCGAGATGCCGGTGGCCCTCGTGATGGGTGCCGCCGAAAACCTCGGTGCACGCCTCGATCCGCGCGCCGCCCCCTGA
- the lpxB gene encoding lipid-A-disaccharide synthase: MSTNEQRHFALVAGEASGDLLAGLLLDGLEARWPALQTAGIGGPRMLAHGFQSWWPQEKLAVRGYIEVLRHYAEIAGIRRQLKARLLRERPELFIGVDAPDFNLDLEAGLRREGIKTVHFVCPSIWAWRADRIDKIRAAADHVLCIFPFEPELLEKQGVAASYVGHPVADVIPMTPDRAAARAALGLDPDAQIVALLPGSRRSEIRYLAARFFAAAALMLKAKPKLQLIAPILPGLRAEVEGLLQAAGMAGRVTLLHGQSHAALAACDVTLIASGTATLEAALFKRPMVIAYNMNGLSWRLMQRKQLQPWVGLPNILCREFVVPELLQEAASPEALAQATLEWLDAPAKTQALQQRFSALHVQLQRDTPTLCADAIQKVLEG, encoded by the coding sequence ATGAGCACGAACGAGCAGCGCCACTTCGCGCTGGTCGCGGGCGAAGCGTCCGGCGACCTGCTCGCGGGCCTGCTGCTCGACGGCCTCGAAGCCCGCTGGCCTGCGCTGCAGACCGCCGGCATCGGCGGTCCGCGCATGCTGGCCCACGGTTTCCAGAGTTGGTGGCCACAGGAAAAGCTCGCGGTGCGCGGCTACATCGAGGTCTTGCGGCATTACGCCGAAATCGCCGGCATCCGCCGCCAGCTCAAGGCCCGGCTGCTGCGCGAGCGTCCCGAGCTGTTCATCGGCGTCGATGCGCCCGATTTCAATCTCGATCTCGAAGCCGGCCTGCGTCGCGAGGGCATCAAGACCGTTCATTTCGTCTGTCCCTCGATCTGGGCCTGGCGCGCCGATCGCATCGACAAGATCCGCGCCGCGGCCGACCACGTGCTGTGCATCTTCCCGTTCGAGCCCGAGCTGCTCGAAAAGCAGGGTGTCGCCGCAAGCTACGTCGGCCATCCGGTTGCCGACGTGATCCCGATGACGCCCGACCGCGCAGCTGCCCGCGCCGCACTGGGGCTGGATCCCGACGCACAGATCGTTGCGCTGCTGCCCGGCAGCCGCCGTTCCGAAATCCGCTACCTCGCCGCTCGTTTCTTTGCCGCTGCGGCGCTGATGCTGAAGGCCAAGCCGAAGCTGCAGCTCATCGCGCCGATCCTGCCGGGGCTGCGCGCCGAGGTCGAAGGCCTGCTGCAGGCGGCCGGCATGGCGGGGCGCGTGACGCTGCTCCACGGGCAGTCGCATGCTGCGCTCGCCGCCTGCGACGTCACGCTGATCGCCAGCGGCACGGCCACGCTCGAGGCCGCGCTGTTCAAGCGGCCGATGGTCATTGCGTACAACATGAACGGCCTTTCGTGGCGGCTGATGCAGCGCAAGCAGCTACAGCCCTGGGTCGGGCTGCCGAACATCCTGTGCCGCGAGTTCGTGGTGCCCGAGCTGCTGCAGGAAGCCGCCTCGCCCGAGGCGCTGGCACAGGCCACGCTCGAATGGCTCGACGCGCCCGCGAAGACGCAGGCGCTGCAACAAAGATTTTCCGCGCTGCATGTGCAATTGCAGCGCGACACGCCCACACTCTGCGCCGATGCGATCCAGAAAGTTCTTGAAGGCTGA
- the lpxA gene encoding acyl-ACP--UDP-N-acetylglucosamine O-acyltransferase, with product MTQVHSTAIVDPKAQLDASVSIGPYTVIGPHVRIGAGTTIGPHCVIEGRTTIGRDNRIFQFSSLGAIPQDKKYAGEPTELTIGDRNVIREFCTFNLGVPGAGGVTTVGNDNWIMAYTHIAHDCHVDNHTTLANQTTLAGHVHLADWVTIGGLTGIHQFVSIGAHAMVGFASAVSQDVPPFMLVDGNPLAVRGFNQVGLRRRDFSAQRLAAVKQMHRLLYRQGKTLEEARAGIAALAAEMPEAVGDVALMEAFLASSTRGIAR from the coding sequence ATGACCCAGGTTCATTCGACCGCGATCGTCGACCCGAAGGCCCAGCTCGACGCCTCGGTGTCGATCGGTCCGTATACCGTGATCGGCCCGCACGTGCGGATCGGCGCGGGCACCACCATCGGCCCGCACTGCGTGATCGAGGGGCGCACCACCATCGGCCGCGACAACAGGATCTTCCAGTTCTCCTCCCTCGGTGCGATCCCCCAGGACAAGAAGTACGCGGGCGAGCCGACCGAGCTGACCATCGGCGACCGCAACGTGATCCGCGAGTTCTGCACCTTCAACCTCGGCGTGCCGGGGGCGGGGGGGGTGACCACCGTCGGCAACGACAACTGGATCATGGCGTACACGCACATTGCGCACGACTGCCATGTCGACAACCACACCACGTTGGCCAACCAGACGACGCTGGCCGGCCATGTGCACCTGGCCGACTGGGTCACCATCGGCGGGCTGACCGGCATCCACCAATTCGTGTCGATCGGCGCGCATGCCATGGTCGGCTTTGCCAGCGCGGTCTCGCAGGACGTGCCACCTTTCATGCTGGTCGATGGCAATCCGTTGGCCGTGCGTGGCTTCAATCAAGTGGGCCTGCGCCGGCGCGATTTTTCGGCGCAGCGGCTCGCCGCGGTCAAGCAGATGCACCGCCTGCTGTACCGCCAGGGCAAGACGCTCGAAGAGGCGCGCGCCGGCATCGCCGCGCTCGCGGCGGAAATGCCCGAGGCCGTCGGCGATGTTGCGCTGATGGAGGCCTTCCTCGCCAGTTCAACGCGCGGCATCGCGCGCTGA
- the fabZ gene encoding 3-hydroxyacyl-ACP dehydratase FabZ, translating into MKTMQEQNTMTDTTLDIHQILKLLPHRYPFLLVDRVLSMEKGKRITALKNVTMNEPFFNGHFPHRPVMPGVLMLEAMAQAAALLSFRSMDIVPDDNTVYYFAAIDGARFKRPVEPGDQLTLEVEIERMKAGISKFKGRALVGSELACEASLMCAMRQINS; encoded by the coding sequence ATGAAGACGATGCAGGAACAGAACACCATGACGGACACGACGCTCGATATCCACCAAATTCTCAAGTTGCTGCCGCATCGCTACCCGTTTCTCCTGGTGGACCGGGTGCTGAGCATGGAAAAGGGCAAGCGCATCACGGCGCTCAAGAACGTGACGATGAACGAGCCGTTCTTCAACGGCCACTTCCCGCACCGCCCGGTGATGCCGGGTGTGTTGATGCTCGAAGCCATGGCGCAGGCGGCGGCACTGCTGTCGTTCCGCTCGATGGACATCGTGCCCGACGACAACACGGTCTACTACTTTGCGGCCATCGACGGCGCGCGCTTCAAGCGTCCTGTCGAGCCGGGCGATCAGCTCACGCTGGAAGTCGAGATCGAACGCATGAAGGCCGGCATTTCGAAGTTCAAGGGCCGCGCGCTCGTGGGCAGCGAGCTGGCGTGCGAAGCCTCGCTGATGTGCGCCATGCGTCAGATCAACAGCTGA